A stretch of DNA from Bacteroidota bacterium:
TCAGAACAGACCGACTCGCTTCGCTCGAGGAAGAGACATTCTGGTTCTCCGATACGCCCGAAATTCCCGGCTCGATGACGTGGGGAAATTTATTTCCAAGACTTTGTACATGGACGAAACTCGTCGAAAAAAATACGGGCAGTACATTCTACATCTACAACCTCCATCTCGATCACGTTTCCCAGCCATCACGTGAAAGAAGCGTTGTTGCACTTGCCGGAAAAATCCGCTCACGCAAGAATCCCGACCCTGTGATTGTCACTGGCGATTTCAATGCCGGTGAGCAGAATGATGCAATCAGATTTTTGAAGGGAGATGGCTCGACTTCCCTCTCCGTCCCGGAGAATGAACGAATTCGACTTCTCGATACTTATCGTATGATACATCCCGACGAAACAATCGTCGGTACGTTTCATGCGTTCAAGGGGAACATCGACGGAGACAAGATTGACTTCGTGTTCGTCGAGCCCGAAACACATGTTCTTGATGCGGCGATACTACATGACAACATCAACGGACGCTATCCCTCCGATCATTTTCCCGTGATGGCAAAAATCCTGCTGATGCCGCGAGCCGAGTAGCCGGCTTGCTGTTGCGGCA
This window harbors:
- a CDS encoding endonuclease/exonuclease/phosphatase family protein gives rise to the protein MNPYRILLSLSLLTAATLAFTAPHRAANDSPQLTIMTFNIRYGTANDGEDHWEKRKEMVFDLLRRHSPDIVGVQEALRFQLDEIRAALPEYAVVGVGRDDGKTAGEYSAILFRTDRLASLEEETFWFSDTPEIPGSMTWGNLFPRLCTWTKLVEKNTGSTFYIYNLHLDHVSQPSRERSVVALAGKIRSRKNPDPVIVTGDFNAGEQNDAIRFLKGDGSTSLSVPENERIRLLDTYRMIHPDETIVGTFHAFKGNIDGDKIDFVFVEPETHVLDAAILHDNINGRYPSDHFPVMAKILLMPRAE